In the Primulina tabacum isolate GXHZ01 chromosome 7, ASM2559414v2, whole genome shotgun sequence genome, ATGAATCGGGCAGTGTTATTTACTCTGGTAGGGGAATAAGGTCGGTTGAGCCTCGTGTTGATGACCATGTGATGGTAGGTGGATTGAAAAAACCCATTTTGAACGTCTCAGCTGTGGCTAAGATCGTTGAGGTTGTGAGAAGGTGGCGGTGGGGGCCTGAAATGGAGTCACAGTTGGATAAGCTGCAGTTTGTGCCAAACATGACTCATGTTACGCAGGCTTTGAAGATAATCGATGATAGTGATGCTTTGATGAGTTTGTTTAGGTGGGCCAAGAGGCAATCTTGGTATTTTCCCAATGATGAGTGCTATGTTATGTTGTTTGACAAGTTGAATTTGAGCAGAGATTTCGATGGTATTCAGTCAATTTTTGAGGAAATGGTTAGTGATTCAAGTGGAAATGGGACACCGTCTTTTGGTGCATACAGTAGGGTGCTTCAATATCTGGCTAAGGCTGAGAAATTGGAGGTTACCTTTTGTTGTTTCAAGAAAATTCAGGAGTTGGCTTGTAAACTTGATACTCAAACTTATAATTCGCTCATAACTTTGTTTCTTAATAAAGGGCTACCTTACAAGGCATTTGAAATCTTCGAGAACATGGAAAAGGATGGGTGTTCTTTAGATGCATCCACTTATGACTTGATCATACCAAACCTTGCTAAGTCCGGCCGCCTTGATGCTGCGCTGAAGCTTTTCCAGGAGATGAAACAAAAGAATTATCGACCAACTCCTGGGATTTTTGTTGCCCTTGTTGATACAATGGGCAAGGCTGGGAGACTAGATACATCGATGAAAATTTATATGGAAATGCAAGGTTTTGGGTTAAGGGCATCGGGATCCATGTTTGTTTCTCTAATTGAATCATTTGTTAAAGCTGGAAAGCTGGAGACAGCACTAAGACTCTGGGATGAGATGAAAAAAGCTGGATTCAGACCTAACTATGGACTGTACACATTGGTTGTTGAATCCCATGCTAAATCCGGGAAGCTTGAGATAGCTATGTCCATCTTCTCAGACATGGAAAAGGCTGGTTTTTTACCTACTCCATCTACTTACTCCTCACTCTTGGAAATGCATGCTGCTTCTGAGCAAATGGATGCTGCCATGAAGCTCTATAACTCCATGATAAATGCTGGTTTGAGACCTAGTCTGAGCACTTATACAGCTCTTTTGACTTTGCTGGCAAAAAAGAAGCTAGTGGATGTGGCTGCAAAGATTTTGCTTGAGATGAAGGCCATGGGTTACTCTGTTGAGGTGAATGCTAGTGACGTTCTTATGGTTTATATAAAGGACGGTTCCATTGATCTTGCTTTGAGGTGGCTGCGCTTCATGGGTTCATCTGGCATTCGAACAAACAACTTCATAATTAGGCAGCTATTTGAGTCGTGCATGAAGTGTGGTTTGTATGACTCCGCCAAGCCTCTCCTTGAGACATATGTTAATGCCGCTGCAAAGGTGGATCTTATTCTTTACACATCAATTTTGGCCTATCTTGTAAGATGCCAGGAAGAGCACAATGAGAGGCATTTAATGTCAATTTTGAGTGCTACAAACCACAAAGCTCATGCATTCTTGTGCGGACTCTTTATCGGACCTGAACAGAGGAAACAACCAGTTCTTTCCTTTGTGAGGGAGTTTTTCCAAGGCATTGATTATGAGTTGGAAGAAGGAGCTGCTAGATACTTTGTCAATGTCCTCCTTAACTACTTGGTGCTAATGGGACAAATTAACCGTGCTCGGTGTGTATGGAAAGTCTCTTATGAAAACAAGCTTTTTCCTAAAGCTATTGTGTTCGATCAACATGTTGCGTGGTCTCTCGATGTTAGGAACCTGTCTGTTGGAGCAGCTCTTATAGCGGTTGTGCATACACTTCATAGATTCAGAAAAAGAATGTTATATTATGGTGTTGTTCCAAGACGGATTAAGTTAGTCACTGGACCAACTTTGAAGATAGTTGTAGCACAGATGCTAAGCTCCGTGGAATCTCCATTTGAGGTCAGTAAGGTTGTCTTAAGGGCTCCTGGTGATTCCGTGCTAGAGTGGTTTAAGAAACCAATTGTCCAGCAATTTCTTTTAAATGAGATTCCATCAAGATCTGACATTCTGATGCATAAGCTTAACACCTTGTTTCCTTGTTCTGCACCTGAAATCAGATCCTTGTCCCCTCCTAAACCGCTTCTTTCTGGAAAGAAATTGTAACAGTGAAAGCTATTGAAGATTGCTTTTGTGTGTCTAGCAAAATTGTTGGACAAAGGACATCTTAACCATGTGCTTCACATTTCTGTTATTGATATGAACACCGTTGTATCTAGATGTCTCTGGAACACCCAGAGTTTCTTGTCACATCGGGTAATCAATCATTTGATGGCTTGCCATGTGTTATATGTTTGTTTTACTATATAGTCTAAGTTCTTTCAGTTAAGCCGTGTTTAGTTGGTCTGATATTGCATCGGAGGGGCTTATTAATCCAAGCCCATCCGATGTTCGGATCAAATTAAGGACAACACGCCAAACCGTTTGGCTGTTCATGTTCACCTTTGCATCGGTGATTTGACATCCCTGTTTGATAAAAAGGAAACGGTGTGTGATCTATGGATGAACAGgtgcaaaaagaaaaagaaaaagaaaaaaaatcctaAATTGCCCTTTGAAAATCGGTTGCAAAGCCATTCCATCTCGTTCTAACATTTCATTTTCAGTAGCTCTAGGTGAACATTCCCTTTTGGCTTCGCTGCATTGTAGTGCTGTTTCATGATCGATTTGCATCCACCTGTGAAGCCATGGATTCTAATTCGGTGTCACTGTGATCTCCTAACCGCGGTGATGGAGGAACTATTTTCAGGCTGGTAAGTACGTTCATTGTTTGAGGATGTTGAATCAATTGTTGCTGAAGAAAGAGTGCAATCCGAATGTTGTGGGGATATGTTTTGTTTGTGCTGATCAGTTGGAACCACTGCTCTTAGCTTAAATAAATATGATATATTAGTTTGTAATGATATGAATATTTTGCATTTCTTGTTTCTTATGGTTTGCCAATGATGATATCGAGTGTTCCAATACAATCTCAGGCACATTTGCTAACTTTATGTATTCCCCCGATGAAGCAATACCAAAAATTATTCAATTCATGCAGCGTCCCTTCGGTCATTTTAATATTAATGTCAGCATCTTGCATGTGGTATTTGTAACAACTCGTTAGGTGAGTACAAGTATACATACCGACCGAACCAAGTTGTTTTAACTCAAGGTAACCAATATTTTTCAGAATAAACCAAACCAACCGAGTTATTCATCTAAAACTGGATAAATCGAACTGAACTAAAATCGGCACCAACTGAAGCCTAATATTTTTGTGCATCTTTGggttaaaaaaatcaaatatgcTGCTAACAAGTCAAAAAGCGCCATGTAAATCAAGATATCCCGAGTCCAATCCTAGTTCCCGGTGGGGATGGTAAAAGGCAGTGAAAAGAGGTCATGGCCTGATGATCGTCCAAATGGTAACTTGGTAACCAGTTATGTGCTTCAAGAGATTCTTCAATCATACTTTAGATTATTGAAATGGAAGATTCAAGTTTGGGATGGTTTTGAAAAAGGCACAAGAATGGCGGTGGGGACTGGAATATCTTTTGTGATATCGTTGGAATAAAGGATGAAAACATATTGGAAGCATATGAAAAGATGAACACATTGTGACAACATTTTCTTGCTCTTGATTCCAAAAATATGCACAGTATTTATAGGGAAGTTATTGAGGCCTGAGAGATGCATCCATCAAGATCCATGCCTTTAAGCAGCTGTTGGAAAGACACAGCAGCTAGAAGAGCCTTTACTTCACCTGGGCTCGTCGACGCCCCGAGGCAAATCCCGATGATCACTGATCGCACCACTATTCCTGGTTCCAGAACCTACATTATCATCCAACCAAGATCCAGGAAAAGAAGAAAGTCACTCTCTCGAACACTTGCTACATGTCCTCGACCAAGAAACTCAAGGTTAGACATCAGTCTTCTACAAGATATGATGGTCATGTGATGGACTTGTAGGATCAAGAGCTTGTAGTTTTACTAAAAGTTATCACTGGATGCAATAGCACTATAAGCATCATGCTTTGATCGCTCCTATAGTAGGAGCGATTATTCATCCCCAAGAGGACGGGATGACGGCTCCATGAGCATGTctatgtgtttgtgtgtgtacaCGATCGACCTGCATGCATGATCATCTTGGAACACTTCTTCATCCATGCTCAATTGCTTGGCCTTGCTAATACGCACTTTCTTGTAAAATGTGGTCGCAACTGTATCTGTCATCCATTTATCAATGGAAGCCACATCGCCATGAATCCCGTAAACCAATGTATACCCCCATGGATTTGCATGAAGGCAAAGGAGATGTCAAGATGCGGAATGTGACAGGAAGGATGTGAATACATCCAGTTACTGCGATCACACCACCAGTGGCAAATGTCTTGATCATGAGGAATTAGTCATTTTCGGGCCTCAGAGCTGCAAATCTTTTGCCTAGAAATAGGACGCTCACTCCAAGCCAACCTGCAGCAATAACTGCAGTAATAGCTCACAATTTGTACTTGAGAGCTTCACTCTTGTTGCCTTGTGCAGATTCATTGCCACACTTGCACTCTCCGTAAACTTTTTTCCGGGATCGAAACCAAGATGTTAGAGGATATTATGATCTTATGAACATGATTAAGAAGATTAATCATGATGGAACAAAGGGAGAAATAGAAGAAAAGCTTCTGGATTTCTGAGTTGTGGAGCTTGTGACCTTTAGAGGTTCATATCTACATGAAAGGATATCTATGTGTTTGTTGCACTTAGTCCATTAGATGTACACATTTGCGAGTCTTTGTATGTAAATATTGTAGCTAATCTAACGGTCTTGGTGCATCTGATACAGATTTATCCGTACAAGAAATAAATGTTATAATTGGAAAAAATATTctcatattttatttcaatagaAATTGCAACACACGTGACAATTCTATATGAAAAAAATTAGTTAACCTTGTAAATGATAATGATAATTGAATATTCTTACTATTCATATTACATACTCAAATGTCATTTACTTTTAACAAAcaccatattttaaattttaaatatgttacTTTTTGcttgcatatttttaatttgtttttttgcCTTTTTCTTtcgatgaatatgaatatttcGATCATCATATTTAGAATATGTTTGACAGAGTTTATAAGCTCTCCACACAACTTATAAGATATTTTAGAGCTTATAGGCTCTGAAATgtttttttggaatttttttttttaaaatagtttacaCGATGTTAAAATAAGTTATTCGATAATTTATAAgctatttcaaaataaattagatATCCTCTACTTATTTTTTAAGATCTTATTTGAGTATCTTCCaaccaaattatatttttatgttttataatatcTCGAACATACGTAtgtataaaattatataaactgATTAATAtcccataataataataattattaaaataatcactacaacaaaaacgaCAAACGTCGTAGGTAATTTACAGCTGTTGTAACTGATggtgttgttgaaagtgcgtTCAACAACAACGGATTTTATCCGTTGTCGTTGCTattatttgcgacggtttatcaaacatcgtcgctaattagcgacagatTTTACCGTCGCTAagtttgttggggatcgatgtagagtttagaggggatggtgaataaactctttcctttaaTTTACTGATAGATTTTTgtaaagggtgctagaatcttGTTAAATATTGTAGCTGTTCTTGTTCAAGATtacgtccagcagatcacaataataagtgcggaaacatcCGATGGAGTAGGGTGAAAAACAGTAACAACAATAGGTAATagaacagtagttgtttctggaagttcgaagataaaatcttctacgtctccccttcttctgtttccagaaggtatcactaaaagactttggattttacagtacaacacttatacacacccacttcagcatggcttatcttttgcctactgaaactcttagtaactcaacacaatatGATTCAATATACAAGGTtttggaaaagactcttttccagtttacagaCTCATCTACGAAATATAGTAAAGTGTTTTgcttgaagagatgaagaaatagcagtacaaaatgatctccaaagatcagatataatatgaagcgtgtactgcttttctgcaaTTTTGAGCTTAGAAGATGATGATTGATTCGCGGTTGCTCAATGTAGCATTGGATAGATAAAGTGATCAGCGTTGTTCTTCAAAATGGTTTTGATCCATATGTATAGATAACTtaaatccaacgtctataatcaaaacggcttctttgacttctaATGAAATCAGCTTTATTGCCTGAAAAGGGTCCTGCAAAAGGGCTTCAGAGCAATCAGTCTGGTTTCATACTAAAACTGGTAAAGCGTAATAAATAACTTCGTAtagcattaatggtgcaataaatACCCGTACTcgataaagtaacggtaacatttaatagcACAGAAGACGTTAAGTTACTCTAATTTCAGACTTGGTTCTGATTCTGGTTAGTCCTGCTTTTATATTGCCTACTGATTTTAACTAACAGCCTGCTGGTTTTGATTCTTATCGCCACAATTAagttaagtctaacaatttccccctttgtggtgatgccaaaacctggaCGTTAGCAGAGATAGATAATGGCAATataaaacaacaaaataaattaagaaaattaaacaacaacAGTTTTAGTTATCAGTGCCAATGTCCCTGAAAATAATTTCATCATTCTGAGCATCAGCATTTAGATCTCTTCTGGCAGAGGATTCTGCCATGTCTCCAGTTCTTCTATCTTCTGCTTGTCTTCCTTCTGGTTCTGTTCCTTCCCCCTTTTTTGCATCAACGACCATGACTCGAGCAATTAAGTAGCCCATACGCCCAGAGAGAGTCATAATTCCATTTTTGAGCATCTCCAGATATGGTGCATGATGAGATACTCGTTCATTTAGAGTATtaagagattgagattgagactcaatcttggcatccattagCTCCATTGTAGTAGAGACTGAACGAATAACATCATCATGGTCAGAGAGTCGTTGGAGAATGTCAGTTTGTCCGAGAATGATAGCACATTGGCTTCTGGAAACAGTCTGTCTAAAAACAGTGGTCTCAGCATGCATTTTGTTTACAGATTCCGTCGTGCGAAATATCTATTTAGAGATACGGTATCGGAAAAACGTTGAGCCACTCACTTCTGCGGCTATGTTCACGAGATATTTGCTTTACTATCTCCGATAGATTGTTGAGATTTCTTTGCAGAGCTTCTATCTCAAATTCCATATTAAAGATTTCTGGTTCCGGAGATGGAGTCCTGGTGAGCATACGCTGCTTGATTTCGACAACATGGGCAATATGAGCAGCAGAGTCAGAGACAGACACAACCAATGAAGTAGAGGTTGTAAGCTGTGGTGGAGCAGTAGAAGGGATCGCGTCCAGCAGAGTAGTAGAAGGACCAGGTTCAGCAGAGCTTTCTTCTGGAGCAGTAGAGAGAGGATGTACTGCAATAGTTTCCTCAGCAGCAGATGGAGCAGTAGAAGTTTCTTCAAGAACATTGATTTGTTCAGAAGCGACATTCTCGTCGTGGTCAACATTTTCAGTGGTTTCCAGTGGTTGCTCCAAAGGGATGAGTTCAGATGACCTATGCAGTAGAGCTGTCATTTCTGCTTGATGTTCAACAGAAAATTTCTCAAGATTTGGTAATGGGTTATCATCTGATGCTTCCATGGGTTGGTATTCGGGTGAAGTTTCTGAGAGTACCACATCCCGATAACAGTAGGAACAATGGACTGAATGACCTCATCCACCGAGGCCGGCTCTTGAACAGAGATCAAAGACGATGATCGAGTAGACAGTTCTGGTAATGCATGAGTACTTGAGACTTTTGCTTTTACGGGAGCTGTGGTCGTTTCCTCAACTGGCTGTATCTGCAAAAGTTCAGGAACCATGCCTAACCTGTATGAAAGAGGCTTAGCAAAAGCCTGCTCTTGAGTGTGAATCTGTTcaatcaacaaattcaattgATCAGCGATAAGCTTGATAACATCCTGATCATGAGGAGCAGTAGGACTCATTGGATCAAAATTAGACTTTAGGGTTTTCAACACAGAGTCCATCTCCTTCTGCTTCAATTGATCAAGGATGTAGTTTCTGCGATTCATTGCCTCAATGACATTTTTGGTTTTTGCAGTAGCAAAAACTTTCTTCTCATGCTTCATCATACGTGTCAATACGTTTTCAGTTCGTAAGTAAGTGAGAGGGTGAAAAACTCTCATCTTCAGCCATTCATCAAAGAATAACATATTTTCCTTGGCAGATTTTTCAATTTCCTGAAGGTGGAGCTCAATGCCAGTTTGCACTGTGTTTTTGGTGTGTTGAAATTGGGGTTCTTCAAACAACTTCCCTTTTCATTTTCCAGTAGGAGTAGGCAGCACAGACCGAGCAGTGGAGGATCCGGCTAATGAATCTCGAAAAACAACTCCAGTAGCAGGTCTGAGAGTAGACACTGAAGTTGATGTTGATGGAACAATAGCATCTACTGGTGTGATGACAGAGGGGGCAGCAGTTGGTTGTGAAACAACAAGAGTGACTACTGGTTCCGAAACAGACTTGGGTTTGGATGGGATGACAGCTGGAAATACTTGTCTCAACGGGACAGTATCCAAATCAGCAACGACTGCTATTTTCTTGATGCGGATGGTAGTTCTGGGCTTCTTCTTGCTCAGAGTTGCTACTGGAATAGAATCTTTAGTAGGTGCAGCCGATTCTTCAGATACAGTCTTCTCTGAATAAGTCAAAATAATTactctttttcttttgattttcttctgagTAGCTTGGCCTTCGGCTTGAGCAtccccaatctcctttttcattGAAAAAAATTCAGCTACATTTGGCTTAGGCTGTAGAGCAAGCACGTTATCAGCATCGGCCATATTCACAAAAGAAGCATCCTGTTCAGTGGTGAacggaaaaccagcatccttcaaCATCTGGTTAATTTGAACAGCAAAACCAGTACTCTTCCGTGAGATCATTTCTCTCATGATTTTGAATAGAAACCAACTCCAATCTACCTTAATATCAGAAGTGATTGCTACCATCACCTGAACCTTTTCCTTGGTTAAACGATCAAAAGTACCGGCTTTCACAAGAAGTGCCTTCGCCACTAATATCAGCGAGTACTTGGTACTCCATTTTCAGAAACTTCTTGAAACAAgagggagagagttcctctccagaaaCTGAGAAGGTAGAGAGGGCAATGGACATTTCTTCCTTCGTAAGTCCTGACAAATCATAGGTGCCTGAGATTGGAAGAAAGAAAGTTGAACCAAGTAGTGTAGCATCAATAGAAATAGATGCGTCCCCCTGGGAATAAACAATATTCCCATCTTGAACAGTTGCTTTGGCGAAGAATTCCAAAAGTGCGGTCTTATAGATAATAGCAGGTGCTTCCAGAAACTTTCTGAGTCCTGATTTCTCAACAGCTTTGAACATCTGAACAAGTCCTTCATCCTTGATGGTAAGTACTGATGCAAAGTTGACTTGATAAGCATTGAGAATGtaagctccagccatttctTCGCCGTGTAAATGAGAGAACTTCGAAGCAGATTATGTAATCAAGATTTCGAAAAAAACAGTAGCTAGAGAGTAAGATTCTGAAAACGTAGAAGATGAAAAGAACTGAAAAGAGCGGTTAATATTCAAAAGAGAATGTACAGCCATCAATGTAAAcacaaggacacgtgtcaatatgtttatgGTTGAGTATTTGAAAAGTTATGCAGAGCGTGTCAGAGAGATActaatgatttcaaaatttgaaaggtAATAAAAAGAGCGGGCTGTCCAGTTGGTTACTGAAAAAGACCAGAAGAgggtttgtcgttttatgataatatctactggaaatcATAAGATGATGAAATATTTCCAGCAGATTAATACAAAAACCAGTAGACACTTGTTTTATTGAAAAGACCAACATCTTTTCTGCTTTTGACAAGGTATAAAAGTGACAGTCTGAAAAACGATAATGTTCCCCCTAAATTcatgcaactaataaatgtgAAGATACACAATCTAAGGGAAGTGACAGATGATTCTTGGTATACGAGTAGTCAGACAGCCGTCTCTTTAGCTTCCCGAGACTCTATAAAAATGCCTGCAAGTtcacaaactaagtcatttaAACTTTTCATCAAATCAAAACAAATGAGCAGTTCAAGTgatctctcggagtcttctccagagtctgAATCAGCAGAGGATTTCCAGAAGCAACTTCCAGCGTCtcgtaagaagatgtttgaagacatcctttttcaagatatgagGGCTGAGAAGAAAATCCTTAGTTTATAACATGAATAATGTAGTAGATAAACTCACTGTAATGCTTCTGAAAAATCTTATTTTGTCATATCTTGTTTATCTACTGTTTTTATTGACTGAATAAATAGATAATGGATAAGAAACACTCAGTCTGTGTAAATCAGTAGAACggttcggttgacttgagactcttcaaattcttcaacattaaatacaacctgtctataaataaaataataccaaTTGTTAAGGAAATAATAAATcgatatgtcggattcaagcaATTCGGATGCCTGTAGCAGCACTCATGTCCTGGTAACACCAGAGACACTTCCTCATCTGGAAACTTTAAAGAGGACCATTGAGGAGTATGTTTGGATAAAGGTCATGTCTGTATGGTTCAAAGTGCAGGAGCTGCAGAATATGTATCAGAATGGTTTGGCTTCTACTACTGCTCAAAGAGCAAGAGTCAGGAAGTACAAACAGGAGTTTGAGGTTGATCAGGTTTCTGAGCTTGCTACTTATAGAGTTTTGCTCCAGATGATGCTTTGGAAGGAATGACATCTGCTTGAAAAGATTTCTAGTGCAGAATCCTTTAAAAGGATTAGGAGTCATGAGTTAAGTAACTGGATTTCCGAGTGGCAAGACTCCGTAGGAAATGAATTAGACAATGTAACCTGGTTTCGATTAcattctaaataaaataacaatggtTGTGACATGTTGTTCCTTTACCTTTTTGCAAATAAAACAATGTTAGTGTAATAAATTGATAacattcaatcaaatgataacatcaataaaatcaagttaaatcaattaaactgagtatattacgaaaataagaaaacttattttcaggcagaggttttgtaaggatgtctgctgcttgtaaatcagtagaaacgtattccagatgaatgtccttcttctgcacatgatctcttataaaatgatgtctgatgtcaatgtgctttgttctggaatgaagtactggattttgcgtaATTGCAATgacactggtattgtcacagaagataggtgattcagaggcatgaactccatagtctttaagttgttgctgcatccataatatttgagagcagcaacttccagcagcgAGGTATtatgcttctgcagtagatgtaGCTAtcgaagtctgctttttactaaaccaggagatcagcctatcaccaaggaattgacaaaaaccacttgtgcttttcctgtctaatttgcaacctgcataatcatcatctgaatatccaattagattgaaagatgaatcattgggataccataaaccgacattttgagttccctttgagtacttcagaatacgtttagcagcaatataatgatATTGCTTGGGGTTaaattgaaatcttgcacaaatgcaaacagcaaataagatatcaggtctactggcagtaagatacaatagtgagccaataagaccacgatactgagttacctctgctaaaattccactttcatctttatcaagattGGTAGATGAACCAATTGGattggaagcagcagagcatgcttccataccaaactttttcagtagctctttggtatacttagcttgatttataaaaatttcagtatcaagttgcttgatctgtagtcctaagaagaatgttaattctcccatcatgctcatttcaaactgatcCTGCATCAATTTAGAAAACTTTGCACAgagtttggggttagttgacccaaaaataatgtcatcaacataaatttgtaccAATAGAATATGTTTATTCTTGACTAAAGTGAATAAAGTCTTGTATACTGTgccaattgtaaaatcatgattgataAGAAATTGTGACAGAGTGTCATACCACgctctaggtgcctgttttaaaccgtacagggctttgtgtaatttaatacatgatgaggtgaaaaatgatcaataaaacctggaggttgttcgacgtagacctattcttgtagtagaccatttaggaaggcactcttcacatccatttgatagactttgaaattctaaaaagcagcaaaggccaaaaatattctgatagcttcgagctttgctactggtgcaaaagtttcatcatagtcgattccttcctcttgtctgaaaccttgagccaccagtgTTGCTTTATTTCTAATCGCAGTTctttcttcatttagtttgtttctaaatacccaccgggttccaataacaacttggtgagatggtctaggtactagaaaccaaacttcgtTCCTTTAGAATTGATTcagttcttcttgcatagcttcaatccaacttggatccagaagagcttcttcaattttctttggttcatcctgagaaataaaagcagcatgcatatattcattaatcatttgccttcttgTT is a window encoding:
- the LOC142551244 gene encoding pentatricopeptide repeat-containing protein At1g79490, mitochondrial; translated protein: MVLRSLLLYKNVGHSRNIFQQSLVKLRFLPFWSYTSSNPSLVSIFFGTNERYYCSGKRGGEKPNEWTEEIDYLDESGSVIYSGRGIRSVEPRVDDHVMVGGLKKPILNVSAVAKIVEVVRRWRWGPEMESQLDKLQFVPNMTHVTQALKIIDDSDALMSLFRWAKRQSWYFPNDECYVMLFDKLNLSRDFDGIQSIFEEMVSDSSGNGTPSFGAYSRVLQYLAKAEKLEVTFCCFKKIQELACKLDTQTYNSLITLFLNKGLPYKAFEIFENMEKDGCSLDASTYDLIIPNLAKSGRLDAALKLFQEMKQKNYRPTPGIFVALVDTMGKAGRLDTSMKIYMEMQGFGLRASGSMFVSLIESFVKAGKLETALRLWDEMKKAGFRPNYGLYTLVVESHAKSGKLEIAMSIFSDMEKAGFLPTPSTYSSLLEMHAASEQMDAAMKLYNSMINAGLRPSLSTYTALLTLLAKKKLVDVAAKILLEMKAMGYSVEVNASDVLMVYIKDGSIDLALRWLRFMGSSGIRTNNFIIRQLFESCMKCGLYDSAKPLLETYVNAAAKVDLILYTSILAYLVRCQEEHNERHLMSILSATNHKAHAFLCGLFIGPEQRKQPVLSFVREFFQGIDYELEEGAARYFVNVLLNYLVLMGQINRARCVWKVSYENKLFPKAIVFDQHVAWSLDVRNLSVGAALIAVVHTLHRFRKRMLYYGVVPRRIKLVTGPTLKIVVAQMLSSVESPFEVSKVVLRAPGDSVLEWFKKPIVQQFLLNEIPSRSDILMHKLNTLFPCSAPEIRSLSPPKPLLSGKKL